The genome window GCACCGGGTGCACTTACTCCTCCGCCATAACCTCCATGTTGGCTTGGGAAAGGACCTGATCACCTCAATAGATGTTGCAAAGAGGTACGTGACCGAAGCCATAAGGTCATCCTTTAGTATAGGTAAAGGGCACGGGCCCTTAAACCATTTTGTTAGGGTGGAGGGGATGCCTTAAGCGCTCTTTTTCCTTCTCCTCGGAATCAATATAACTTTCAAGTTCTCGTCGATGTATACCCCCTCAACCTTGTCTTTTATGCTTGGAAGTTCGAACATTACGTCCATCAAGAGCTCCTCCAAAACAGCCCTAAGACCCCTTGCTCCAGTACCCCTTTCCAGCGCCCTCTTTGCTATAGCTTTGTAAGCTTCTGGTGCGAACTCTAGGCTTACGTTTTCTGCCTCGAACATTATGCGGA of Thiovulum sp. ES contains these proteins:
- a CDS encoding ATP-dependent protease Clp, ATPase subunit (PFAM: C-terminal, D2-small domain, of ClpB protein); amino-acid sequence: MRTKNYEILKRVTPEDLIKFGLIPEFVGRIPIVVPLHALNEDHLVDILTKPKNALVNQFRIMFEAENVSLEFAPEAYKAIAKRALERGTGARGLRAVLEELLMDVMFELPSIKDKVEGVYIDENLKVILIPRRRKKSA